One stretch of Paenibacillus sp. FSL R5-0341 DNA includes these proteins:
- a CDS encoding Gfo/Idh/MocA family oxidoreductase: MTIRIGKISLWHVHAWDYIKQAQEHEDTVIAAVWDEDAKRGQEAAERLNVPFYASLEDMLAKDDIDAVIVDAPTRIHEEVITAAAKAGKHIFTEKVIASTQAESNRILNEVKANKVKMTVSLPRLNAGYTLTIQDVLNQGLLGKVTYVRARLSHDGAISNWLPEHFYDLKDCQGGALIDLGCHPMYLAKLFLGQEVTAVNANFGYITGKEVEDNAVATLFTDSGAVGVVEAGFVNSHSPFTIEVHGTEGTLLYGTPDEKLLIRTKAAQGQYQEWTELPLADQIENAFNQWVAHIQNDTDATENVQIAMELTRLMEAANLSAKEERRIALNELKD; this comes from the coding sequence GTGACCATTCGAATTGGTAAAATTAGCTTGTGGCATGTTCACGCATGGGATTACATTAAGCAAGCACAGGAACATGAGGATACAGTCATCGCCGCCGTGTGGGATGAGGATGCCAAGCGGGGGCAGGAAGCGGCTGAACGCTTAAACGTACCATTTTATGCTTCACTCGAAGATATGCTCGCCAAGGACGACATCGATGCCGTTATTGTAGATGCGCCAACTCGCATCCATGAAGAGGTGATCACCGCTGCTGCAAAAGCAGGTAAACACATCTTCACGGAGAAAGTTATTGCTTCGACACAGGCGGAATCCAACAGAATCCTTAATGAGGTAAAGGCAAACAAGGTTAAGATGACAGTCTCCTTACCACGTCTGAATGCAGGATATACGCTAACGATACAGGATGTGCTTAACCAAGGATTACTTGGTAAAGTGACTTATGTTAGAGCACGTTTATCGCATGATGGAGCGATTTCGAACTGGTTGCCTGAACACTTCTATGATCTGAAGGATTGTCAGGGCGGTGCGCTGATTGATCTGGGCTGTCATCCAATGTATCTCGCCAAACTGTTTCTGGGTCAGGAAGTAACTGCGGTTAACGCCAACTTCGGATATATTACAGGCAAAGAAGTGGAAGATAATGCGGTCGCAACCTTGTTTACGGATTCGGGAGCAGTCGGCGTTGTCGAAGCTGGTTTTGTGAACAGCCACTCTCCGTTTACGATTGAGGTTCATGGTACGGAAGGTACACTTCTGTATGGAACACCTGATGAAAAGTTATTGATTCGCACGAAAGCAGCACAGGGACAGTATCAAGAGTGGACTGAACTTCCTTTGGCAGACCAAATAGAAAACGCATTCAATCAATGGGTTGCACATATACAGAATGATACGGATGCAACCGAAAACGTGCAGATTGCTATGGAGCTAACCCGGTTGATGGAAGCTGCGAATCTCTCTGCCAAGGAAGAGCGCAGAATAGCTCTGAATGAGTTGAAGGATTAG
- a CDS encoding AraC family transcriptional regulator, whose protein sequence is MSLYPYEKMLERQDLLERLDILMVWGHYEIRVMRFHLTSFPAGRVVDFHNHAEFEFHFIPRGKGKVILDEQTHALSEGMLYLTGPGVVHYQEADTEEDMDELCLHVDIVHKPREHVDPWEAAESEETMEKLRTLPHTPVNDYHRAMHCFLEAYEACDHKLIGYYTSIKQLVISILLKTVRAYDTGGNRPEAPVRDMSVYRYEYAVQYMEANHPTVVTLEHVAEKLHISSRQLQRIFYQVQPEMPFSRVLEDIRLRAVCRNLEESNVSIEQIALASGFNNANYLHAVFRKRLGMTPSAFRKMKQPILK, encoded by the coding sequence TTGAGCCTATATCCTTATGAGAAAATGCTTGAGCGGCAGGATCTCCTGGAGAGACTGGATATTTTAATGGTTTGGGGACATTATGAGATTCGTGTGATGCGATTTCATCTGACTTCTTTTCCAGCGGGCCGAGTTGTGGATTTCCATAATCATGCGGAGTTTGAGTTTCATTTTATCCCGAGAGGTAAAGGCAAAGTTATTCTGGATGAACAGACACATGCACTCTCGGAAGGTATGCTGTATCTAACAGGACCGGGTGTCGTTCATTATCAGGAGGCCGACACCGAAGAGGATATGGATGAACTATGTCTTCATGTGGATATTGTCCATAAGCCAAGAGAGCATGTCGATCCCTGGGAAGCCGCTGAATCCGAGGAAACGATGGAGAAGCTGAGAACGCTTCCGCATACACCAGTGAATGATTATCATCGTGCGATGCATTGCTTTTTGGAAGCTTATGAGGCTTGTGATCACAAATTGATAGGATATTATACGTCCATTAAACAACTGGTCATCAGCATATTACTTAAAACCGTGCGAGCCTACGACACCGGCGGGAATCGACCGGAAGCTCCGGTGCGGGATATGTCGGTGTATCGCTATGAGTATGCAGTGCAGTATATGGAGGCGAACCACCCTACAGTGGTCACGCTGGAGCATGTAGCTGAGAAACTTCATATTAGCAGCAGACAATTGCAGCGAATCTTCTATCAGGTACAGCCGGAGATGCCGTTCAGCCGCGTACTGGAGGATATTCGTCTGCGCGCCGTGTGCCGCAATCTGGAGGAAAGTAACGTGTCCATTGAACAGATTGCTCTTGCTTCAGGTTTCAATAATGCCAACTATTTGCATGCTGTATTTCGTAAACGTCTGGGGATGACCCCGTCAGCTTTTCGAAAAATGAAACAACCAATACTTAAGTGA
- a CDS encoding Gfo/Idh/MocA family oxidoreductase, whose product MSKVYRIGIIGCGGIANGKHLPSLSKLDNVELVAFCDIVQERADEAKQKYGTTEAEVYTDYQELLKDESLDIVHVLTPNISHAEISIAALEAGKHVMCEKPMAKTSAEAQLMLEAAERTGKKLTIGYNNRFREDSQYLKKVCEAGDLGNIYFAKAHAIRRRAVPTWGVFLDEEKQGGGPLIDIGTHALDLTLWMMDNYQPKVVLGTTYHELSQRENAANAWGPWDPKQFSVEDSAFGMIVMENGATIMLESSWALNSLDVDEAKCSLSGSEAGADMKNGLRINGEKFSRLYTNEIELSAGGVAFYDGKSESAPDVEMRKWIEAIENDQEPVVTPKQALVVSQILEALYESARTGKAVYLNNASEA is encoded by the coding sequence ATGAGTAAAGTATATCGTATCGGAATTATTGGCTGTGGTGGAATCGCGAATGGTAAACATCTGCCGAGTCTGAGTAAACTGGATAATGTTGAACTGGTGGCTTTCTGCGATATCGTTCAGGAACGTGCGGATGAAGCCAAGCAGAAATATGGCACTACTGAAGCCGAAGTCTACACGGATTATCAGGAATTGCTCAAGGATGAGTCTTTGGACATTGTGCATGTGCTTACACCGAATATTTCTCATGCCGAGATTTCTATTGCTGCTCTGGAGGCAGGCAAACACGTGATGTGTGAGAAGCCAATGGCGAAGACATCTGCTGAAGCACAACTCATGCTGGAAGCGGCAGAACGTACCGGCAAGAAACTGACCATCGGATACAACAACCGTTTCAGAGAAGACAGTCAGTACTTGAAGAAGGTGTGCGAAGCGGGTGACCTGGGTAATATTTATTTTGCTAAAGCACATGCAATTAGACGTAGAGCAGTACCAACTTGGGGTGTTTTCCTGGATGAGGAGAAGCAAGGTGGAGGTCCACTGATTGATATTGGTACGCACGCACTCGATCTGACGCTCTGGATGATGGATAACTATCAGCCAAAAGTCGTTCTGGGCACGACTTATCATGAGCTTTCGCAACGTGAAAATGCAGCTAATGCCTGGGGCCCGTGGGACCCTAAACAATTCTCTGTAGAGGACTCGGCCTTCGGCATGATTGTGATGGAGAATGGCGCAACGATCATGCTCGAATCCAGTTGGGCACTGAACTCTCTGGATGTGGATGAGGCCAAATGTAGCTTGAGCGGCAGCGAAGCAGGTGCGGATATGAAGAACGGACTGCGCATCAATGGCGAGAAATTCAGTCGTCTATACACGAACGAGATTGAACTGAGTGCAGGTGGGGTAGCTTTCTATGATGGTAAAAGCGAGAGTGCACCGGACGTTGAGATGAGAAAGTGGATTGAAGCGATTGAGAACGATCAGGAACCAGTCGTCACACCAAAACAAGCGCTGGTTGTATCTCAGATCTTGGAAGCACTCTATGAATCTGCTCGCACGGGCAAGGCTGTATACTTGAATAACGCTAGCGAAGCATAG
- a CDS encoding glycosyltransferase family A protein produces MTKHKTGHGVSIIVCTNRPQFFDNILQNYSRQRYKSKELIIVLNHDSMNLALYQNRVRNLANVHVYQVPESISLGQSLNAGITRARFSLIAKFDDDDYYSPYYLTEQVRELKRTKSDIVGKHSCLVYLGASKTLLVRSPAEKNKRVEFVQGGTILFKREVLKKVRFTDRSIGEDVTFLRQCRKRGFKAYATSPYNYVYHRRQNKKSHTWRADDSFYLEGSTKLAVTEDFRPFANKKL; encoded by the coding sequence TTGACTAAACACAAAACGGGTCATGGTGTTTCCATTATTGTGTGTACCAATCGTCCGCAATTTTTTGACAACATCCTGCAAAATTACAGTCGGCAGCGTTATAAAAGCAAAGAGCTGATCATTGTTCTGAATCATGACAGTATGAATCTCGCATTATATCAAAACCGGGTTCGAAATCTTGCCAATGTTCATGTATATCAAGTTCCGGAGAGCATTTCGTTAGGACAAAGCCTGAACGCAGGAATAACAAGGGCACGCTTCTCGTTGATTGCCAAATTTGATGATGATGACTACTATTCGCCGTATTATTTAACAGAACAGGTGAGAGAGCTTAAACGGACCAAAAGTGATATTGTGGGCAAACATTCGTGTCTCGTCTACTTGGGTGCGTCCAAGACACTGTTGGTCAGATCTCCAGCAGAAAAGAATAAACGGGTTGAATTTGTACAAGGGGGTACTATCTTATTTAAAAGAGAGGTCTTGAAAAAAGTTCGCTTCACGGACCGTTCAATAGGGGAAGATGTAACCTTCCTGAGACAATGCAGGAAAAGAGGATTCAAAGCGTACGCGACCTCACCATACAATTATGTCTATCACCGCAGACAGAACAAAAAAAGTCATACGTGGAGAGCGGATGATAGCTTTTACCTGGAGGGGAGCACCAAACTTGCAGTTACAGAGGATTTCAGACCCTTTGCCAATAAGAAGTTATAG
- a CDS encoding FCD domain-containing protein, translating into MSSTFSFRFEKVSTKKVSEFIREQLEEAIILKELMSEEQLPAERDLAEIFNVSRITVREALSSLEDKGLIEKRVGAKGGTFVLPLTANSHKRTREEIKRDWAQMLKVFEYRTIIEPEGAFLAAERITAGELELLEGYMEQSIEPDCTREWFRALDVKFHLTIAKASGNPYCERAVRQIRTKINPALDLMPYDDRIRTVNYGVHMEILEALKAHDSIRSRETMKRHIEFSADAIYARLVSESDENEGNDSE; encoded by the coding sequence ATGTCCAGTACGTTTTCATTTCGTTTTGAGAAAGTATCCACCAAAAAGGTTAGTGAATTCATTAGGGAACAACTGGAAGAAGCCATTATTTTGAAAGAATTAATGAGTGAAGAGCAACTTCCAGCCGAGCGAGATCTGGCAGAAATCTTTAATGTAAGCCGCATTACGGTTCGCGAGGCACTTTCCTCACTGGAAGATAAAGGATTGATTGAGAAACGGGTGGGTGCCAAAGGTGGAACGTTTGTACTGCCTCTGACAGCCAATTCGCATAAACGGACCAGAGAAGAAATTAAACGAGATTGGGCACAGATGCTGAAGGTGTTTGAATATCGAACCATCATTGAGCCAGAGGGAGCTTTTCTGGCTGCTGAGCGGATCACCGCAGGCGAACTGGAGCTGCTTGAGGGCTATATGGAACAAAGTATAGAGCCAGATTGTACAAGGGAATGGTTCAGGGCGCTGGATGTGAAATTTCATCTGACGATTGCCAAAGCGTCAGGGAATCCATATTGCGAGAGAGCCGTCAGACAGATCCGGACCAAAATTAATCCGGCGCTGGATTTGATGCCTTATGATGACCGGATACGTACCGTCAACTACGGTGTACATATGGAGATTCTTGAAGCACTGAAAGCACATGACAGTATCAGGTCCCGGGAGACGATGAAAAGACATATCGAATTCTCGGCTGACGCGATCTATGCCCGTTTGGTTTCTGAATCGGACGAAAATGAAGGGAATGACAGCGAATGA
- a CDS encoding M20 family metallopeptidase has product MNHSELIQLAQPLQAQLSAWRRDLHRHPEIGYEEHRTSAIVAEHLESLGLEVTRNVGQTGVTGLLRGETDGPTFALRADMDALPIQDQKAVEYRSQVEGKAHLCGHDAHTSILMGAAQLLTGLGRPKSGNIKFIFQPAEEGLAGARAMIQDGVLENPKVDAIAGLHMTPGQNTGTLGVSQGVAFASADPLIIKVFGKGGHAARPHEGIDAIAVSAQVITALQNIVSRMVDPLEPAVVTIGKITGGYMGTAIAPEVEMIGTVRTLSPAIRERMPALIEQVVKGVCDSFGAGYEVVYGDGYPVVVNDLGMVDLLTETCDQVNAEKGWNYIKPSTGGEDFAFYCEQVPGVFFRLGSGNDEERTRYPLHHPMFDLDETAMPYGVGMLSAVALEFLARNTTSEGEQSQ; this is encoded by the coding sequence ATGAATCATTCAGAACTAATACAGCTGGCTCAGCCACTACAAGCCCAGTTAAGCGCCTGGCGCAGAGATTTGCATCGCCATCCGGAAATCGGCTACGAGGAGCATCGCACATCTGCTATCGTAGCTGAGCATCTGGAAAGCCTGGGGCTGGAAGTTACACGCAATGTGGGACAGACCGGGGTTACAGGCCTGCTTCGCGGAGAGACAGATGGACCAACCTTTGCTTTGCGCGCGGACATGGATGCCCTGCCAATCCAGGATCAGAAAGCGGTGGAATACCGCTCGCAAGTGGAAGGCAAAGCGCATCTGTGTGGACACGACGCTCATACCTCCATCCTGATGGGTGCAGCTCAGCTGCTTACCGGCCTTGGAAGACCGAAATCAGGCAACATCAAATTCATTTTCCAGCCAGCAGAAGAGGGACTTGCAGGGGCAAGAGCCATGATCCAGGACGGAGTTCTGGAGAATCCGAAGGTTGATGCCATCGCAGGATTACACATGACACCTGGACAGAACACGGGAACATTGGGTGTAAGTCAGGGCGTTGCGTTTGCATCAGCTGATCCCTTGATTATCAAGGTCTTCGGTAAGGGTGGCCACGCAGCTCGTCCGCATGAGGGCATCGATGCGATTGCGGTATCTGCTCAGGTCATCACCGCATTGCAAAATATCGTCAGTCGCATGGTCGATCCGCTTGAACCCGCTGTAGTCACGATTGGCAAAATCACCGGAGGTTATATGGGAACAGCCATCGCCCCGGAAGTGGAGATGATCGGTACGGTTCGTACACTCTCACCTGCCATTCGTGAGCGGATGCCAGCTTTGATCGAACAGGTTGTTAAAGGGGTCTGTGATTCTTTCGGTGCAGGATACGAAGTTGTCTACGGCGATGGATACCCTGTTGTCGTGAATGATCTCGGTATGGTTGACCTGCTAACAGAGACCTGTGATCAGGTTAATGCGGAGAAGGGTTGGAATTATATCAAACCCTCCACAGGGGGCGAGGATTTCGCTTTTTATTGTGAGCAGGTTCCGGGTGTGTTTTTCAGACTAGGATCTGGGAATGATGAGGAACGTACTCGTTATCCACTTCACCATCCCATGTTTGATCTTGATGAGACAGCAATGCCTTATGGTGTGGGCATGTTGTCTGCAGTAGCACTTGAATTTTTGGCAAGGAATACAACTTCTGAGGGGGAGCAATCACAATGA
- a CDS encoding ABC transporter substrate-binding protein codes for MKKRQWTGMWITLLAVVMVLSACGGKTTSTNDGAATEGTGSGSASTTLTIAAATDIESFDPHNNNNTSSEAVLVNVFDYLIKNDSEQKKVAGLATSWDQVDDTTWRFKLREGVTFHNGDPFTSADVKYTLERVAKDETLKQNSYFKNIVEVKVVDDYTVDIITDGPDPLLLNRLSKMGAGILPAKYIADNGFDAFLKQPVGTGPYKFSKWTKDDRVELVKNESYFDGEPKWNEVVFRVIPEASTRVSELLAGGVDVASSIPSTDIARIEGEADKKIVKAPIQRVLQLIFRQTEGSITADPKVREAIDLAIDKQGIVDSIAGGAGIVTRTSVTPGNFGADPSLYKTSLYDQEKAKQLLQEAGYAEGEAEMTISVSAQYKEQAEVVAAMLEQAGFKINLDVLEASAFSERYSSKSFKEIFMIGIGNSLFDASNNYNRYMLEEAKGESDYNNPEVEKLLQSALVNMDPAAREKEYQQVQQIFSEERPAVYLYQMEGVYGTNAKVNFAPRSDEMFYADEITPVAQ; via the coding sequence ATGAAAAAAAGACAATGGACAGGCATGTGGATCACGTTACTGGCAGTCGTAATGGTACTCAGCGCTTGCGGAGGAAAAACGACAAGCACGAATGATGGTGCCGCAACAGAAGGAACGGGCAGTGGAAGCGCAAGTACAACACTGACCATTGCTGCAGCAACAGACATCGAGAGTTTCGATCCGCACAACAACAACAATACATCCAGTGAAGCGGTACTGGTCAACGTTTTCGATTATCTGATCAAAAATGACAGTGAACAGAAGAAAGTTGCAGGACTTGCGACATCATGGGATCAGGTAGATGATACAACATGGAGATTCAAGCTGCGTGAAGGCGTGACCTTCCATAATGGCGATCCATTTACTTCGGCAGATGTAAAATACACGCTGGAGCGCGTAGCCAAGGACGAGACACTGAAACAAAACAGCTATTTCAAAAATATTGTAGAAGTTAAAGTGGTGGATGACTATACCGTAGACATTATTACGGATGGCCCAGATCCATTGCTCCTGAATCGTTTGTCCAAAATGGGAGCAGGCATTCTGCCGGCAAAATATATTGCAGACAACGGTTTTGATGCTTTCCTGAAACAACCGGTTGGAACAGGCCCTTACAAGTTCAGTAAATGGACGAAAGATGATCGTGTGGAACTGGTGAAAAACGAGAGCTACTTCGATGGAGAACCAAAATGGAATGAAGTGGTATTCCGCGTTATTCCTGAAGCCTCCACACGTGTATCCGAATTGCTTGCTGGTGGTGTAGATGTGGCGTCTTCCATTCCGTCCACTGATATTGCCCGGATCGAAGGCGAAGCAGATAAGAAGATTGTCAAAGCCCCAATTCAGCGTGTGCTTCAGTTGATCTTCCGTCAGACAGAAGGCAGCATCACGGCTGATCCGAAAGTGCGTGAAGCGATTGACCTGGCTATCGACAAACAAGGAATCGTGGACAGCATTGCCGGCGGGGCAGGTATCGTAACTCGCACATCCGTAACGCCGGGCAACTTCGGTGCTGATCCTTCATTGTACAAAACTTCACTTTATGACCAGGAAAAAGCAAAACAGTTGCTGCAAGAAGCTGGCTATGCAGAAGGTGAAGCCGAGATGACGATCTCCGTTTCCGCACAGTACAAAGAACAGGCTGAAGTTGTTGCAGCAATGCTCGAACAAGCCGGATTCAAAATTAACCTGGATGTCCTGGAAGCAAGTGCATTCAGTGAACGTTACAGCTCCAAATCATTCAAAGAAATCTTCATGATCGGTATTGGTAACTCCTTGTTCGACGCTTCGAACAACTACAATCGTTATATGTTGGAAGAAGCAAAAGGCGAGTCGGATTACAACAATCCTGAAGTAGAAAAACTGCTTCAATCTGCATTGGTGAACATGGACCCTGCAGCTCGTGAGAAAGAGTATCAGCAAGTGCAACAAATTTTCTCCGAAGAGCGCCCAGCCGTATATCTGTACCAAATGGAAGGTGTCTACGGTACGAATGCTAAAGTGAACTTCGCGCCGCGCAGTGACGAGATGTTCTATGCTGACGAGATTACACCTGTTGCACAGTAA
- a CDS encoding ABC transporter permease encodes MGKYVLKSLLQIIPVLFIVSLIVFILVRVTGDPVALMLPETATAEDRAVLTQALGLDQPLYTQYVKFLGSAIQGDFGQSFRYNQPALELVLERLPASFELAVAAMFFAVLMAVPLGVISAVKRNTFTDLIISGISVIGKAMPNFWMGIMLILLFSVMLGVLPVSGRGGFSHLILPAFTLGVGLAAQMTRLIRSSMLEILNQDYIRTARSKGLGRMVVIVKHAFRNGLIPVVTIMSLQFTSLIGGTLITETVFSWPGLGQLLVVAVNTHDMAIVQAAVFVIAVIVVVTNILTDVAYRLLDPRIKYD; translated from the coding sequence ATGGGCAAATACGTACTTAAGTCATTACTACAGATCATTCCGGTTCTGTTCATTGTTTCATTAATTGTGTTCATTTTGGTTCGAGTTACCGGTGATCCGGTTGCGCTAATGTTGCCCGAAACGGCTACCGCTGAAGATCGTGCTGTCTTGACGCAGGCACTCGGTTTGGACCAGCCTTTATATACGCAGTACGTGAAGTTTCTGGGCAGTGCGATACAGGGAGACTTTGGTCAGTCTTTTCGCTACAATCAGCCTGCATTAGAGCTTGTGCTGGAGAGATTGCCTGCGAGCTTCGAACTGGCGGTAGCCGCCATGTTCTTTGCCGTGCTGATGGCTGTGCCACTTGGTGTCATTTCAGCTGTCAAACGCAATACGTTTACCGATCTCATCATTTCCGGGATATCCGTAATTGGTAAGGCGATGCCAAACTTCTGGATGGGGATTATGCTTATCCTCTTGTTCTCCGTCATGTTGGGGGTATTGCCGGTCTCTGGTCGTGGAGGATTTTCACATCTGATCTTGCCGGCATTTACGCTTGGCGTTGGACTTGCCGCGCAGATGACCCGGCTGATTCGCTCCAGCATGCTGGAGATTCTGAACCAGGACTATATTCGAACAGCCCGTAGCAAAGGGCTAGGCCGGATGGTTGTCATTGTGAAACATGCGTTTCGGAATGGACTGATTCCAGTCGTAACGATTATGAGTTTGCAGTTTACAAGTCTGATCGGGGGAACCTTGATTACGGAAACGGTATTCTCCTGGCCTGGACTGGGTCAATTGCTGGTCGTTGCAGTCAACACACATGATATGGCGATCGTGCAGGCAGCAGTGTTTGTCATTGCGGTTATCGTTGTAGTAACTAACATCTTGACGGATGTAGCCTACAGGCTACTTGATCCGCGCATCAAATACGACTAG
- a CDS encoding ABC transporter permease, protein MTGSNEMPIPGTEQEQDNGRAPTGFRYIWQQLIISKTGMFGAVLVLLVVLIAIGAPLLTSHDPAAVNPLGRLKPPAWLEGGTAEYWLGTDNLGRDMWSRIVYGARVSLIVGMGAVIVSGIIGAILGLISGFYGKWVDALIMRVGDAFMAIPTILFMLVVMAIVGPGITTLIFVIGVTNWVPFTRVVRSEVLSIKERDFVHAARSIGAKNGRLILKHILPNILSSFIVICGMNVGTTIIMEASLSFLGLGIKPPDVSWGGMLSDGRQYVATSWWVATFPGLAITFTVLGVIFLGDWLRDVLDPRTETTQK, encoded by the coding sequence ATGACAGGCAGCAATGAAATGCCAATTCCGGGTACAGAACAGGAACAAGACAATGGGCGTGCACCAACGGGATTTCGTTATATCTGGCAACAACTGATCATCAGCAAGACCGGAATGTTTGGGGCTGTGCTTGTATTGTTGGTTGTGTTAATTGCCATAGGTGCACCTCTATTAACGAGTCATGATCCGGCAGCGGTGAATCCGCTGGGCCGACTTAAACCACCAGCATGGCTTGAGGGCGGAACGGCCGAATACTGGCTCGGTACGGATAATCTGGGTAGAGACATGTGGAGCCGAATTGTATATGGTGCTCGGGTTTCCTTAATCGTGGGTATGGGTGCAGTGATTGTGTCCGGAATCATTGGTGCCATTCTGGGGCTGATATCCGGATTCTACGGGAAATGGGTGGACGCTTTAATCATGCGTGTAGGTGATGCATTCATGGCGATTCCAACCATTCTGTTCATGCTCGTTGTGATGGCGATTGTTGGCCCGGGTATTACGACGCTGATCTTTGTCATCGGGGTGACGAACTGGGTTCCATTCACCCGTGTAGTAAGAAGTGAGGTTCTTAGTATTAAAGAGCGTGATTTTGTTCATGCGGCCAGATCGATTGGCGCGAAGAATGGGAGATTGATTCTCAAACACATTCTGCCGAATATCCTTTCATCCTTTATCGTGATCTGCGGTATGAATGTGGGCACGACCATTATTATGGAAGCTTCACTCAGTTTCCTGGGTCTGGGTATCAAACCACCCGATGTATCCTGGGGAGGTATGCTCAGTGATGGCAGACAATACGTTGCAACAAGCTGGTGGGTCGCTACATTCCCGGGACTAGCCATTACATTTACCGTACTCGGTGTTATTTTCCTTGGAGATTGGCTGCGTGATGTGCTTGATCCACGTACGGAGACAACCCAAAAATAA